The following proteins are co-located in the Aneurinibacillus sp. REN35 genome:
- a CDS encoding FecCD family ABC transporter permease — protein MRKYIPVRGGGDGGFSFLLDKRAILFSLLFLILTLLLFLLSLGMGDFFIAPIDVIKVLLGTGASDHTLVVQTFRLPRVLAAILVGACLAVSGSILQGMVRNPLASPDLLGITGGASVAAVAFITLFPAASIRWLPLSAMIGAAIVTALLYGFAWKKGISALRLVLIGVGIQACTSALNTLLLVTSPTYLTSKAMVWLTGSVYGTDWNAILTLLPWALIFIPLAFLFGRSINVQQLGDDVARGVGHHVEKYRALLLLLCVALAGAAVAIGGAIGFVALLAPQIARKLVGPTFGALLPVTALTGSFIVTAADLIARTVFSPLDLPVGIFTAAIGAPFFMYLLFKYRNQ, from the coding sequence ATGAGAAAATATATACCTGTGCGTGGGGGAGGAGATGGCGGCTTCTCTTTCCTGCTTGATAAGCGAGCGATTCTATTCTCGCTGCTCTTTCTGATCTTAACATTGCTCTTGTTCTTGCTCAGCTTAGGCATGGGCGATTTCTTTATCGCACCGATAGATGTTATCAAGGTATTGCTCGGTACCGGCGCCTCCGATCATACGCTCGTCGTACAGACATTCCGTCTGCCTCGTGTGCTGGCGGCAATTCTTGTCGGAGCATGTCTGGCCGTATCGGGTTCAATTTTGCAGGGGATGGTACGCAATCCGCTCGCATCTCCTGATCTGCTCGGTATTACCGGCGGAGCATCTGTTGCGGCTGTTGCTTTCATCACTTTGTTCCCAGCCGCTTCGATTCGTTGGCTTCCTTTATCAGCGATGATCGGTGCAGCCATCGTAACAGCGCTTCTCTACGGATTCGCCTGGAAAAAGGGAATTAGCGCCCTGCGTCTTGTTTTAATCGGCGTGGGCATTCAAGCATGTACATCAGCGCTCAATACGCTGCTTCTCGTTACAAGCCCTACTTATTTAACAAGCAAAGCGATGGTCTGGCTGACAGGGAGCGTATATGGAACGGATTGGAACGCTATTCTTACGCTGCTTCCCTGGGCTCTTATTTTTATTCCGCTGGCATTTCTTTTTGGACGCAGCATCAACGTCCAGCAATTGGGCGATGATGTAGCACGCGGTGTCGGACACCATGTAGAAAAATATCGTGCCTTGCTGCTTCTGCTCTGCGTGGCCCTTGCAGGAGCTGCGGTCGCAATCGGCGGAGCGATCGGTTTTGTGGCGCTGCTGGCTCCGCAAATTGCCCGCAAGCTGGTCGGTCCAACCTTCGGGGCGTTGCTTCCAGTAACTGCGTTAACCGGCTCATTCATTGTTACGGCGGCTGATTTGATTGCTCGTACCGTATTTTCACCACTTGATCTGCCGGTGGGAATCTTTACAGCAGCGATCGGCGCACCGTTCTTTATGTATTTATTATTTAAATACCGGAACCAATAG
- a CDS encoding DUF1507 family protein, producing MDTMKEQALQLLRAEADKIEHLIEVQRSNLTMPKCPLYEEVLDTQMFGLSRVVEFLIRLDLLNKEEGKDILDGLEKRVAAKIEP from the coding sequence ATGGATACTATGAAGGAACAAGCACTGCAACTGCTGCGGGCAGAAGCCGACAAGATCGAGCATCTTATCGAGGTACAGCGCAGCAACCTAACGATGCCGAAGTGTCCACTCTACGAAGAGGTACTGGATACACAGATGTTCGGTCTCTCACGTGTTGTCGAGTTTTTAATCCGTCTTGACTTGCTAAATAAAGAAGAAGGCAAAGATATTTTAGACGGGCTTGAAAAACGTGTAGCGGCTAAGATCGAACCATAA
- a CDS encoding ABC transporter substrate-binding protein, protein MLLAFAMFVSGCGSQQQAAPEKNGGEAGGQKQEATRTVKHAMGETKVPENPQKVVILTNEGTEAVLALGVKPVGAVKSWTGTDAPFYEHIAKEMEGVTVVGDEHQPSLEKIAALKPDLIIGNKMRQEKIYQQLSAIAPTVYSEELRGAWKDNFKLYAETLNKKAEGDKVLADWDKRIADIKQKAGDKLSQKVSIVRFMTGKTRIYYKDTFSGMILNEIGFARPASQDKDEFADEVTKERIPEMDGDILFYFTYETGDGKASQAEKEWTNDPLWKNLSVVKKGNAHKVNDIIWNTAGGVKAANLMLDELEKYMLK, encoded by the coding sequence ATGCTTCTTGCATTCGCGATGTTTGTATCTGGCTGTGGATCACAGCAACAGGCGGCACCTGAGAAAAACGGTGGAGAAGCAGGGGGACAGAAACAGGAAGCGACCCGCACAGTTAAACATGCGATGGGCGAGACAAAAGTACCCGAAAATCCGCAAAAGGTTGTCATCTTAACGAATGAAGGTACAGAGGCGGTACTTGCGCTTGGTGTAAAGCCAGTAGGAGCGGTGAAATCTTGGACAGGAACGGATGCTCCGTTCTATGAGCATATTGCCAAAGAAATGGAAGGCGTGACGGTAGTCGGTGATGAGCATCAGCCGAGCCTTGAGAAGATTGCTGCACTGAAGCCAGACTTAATTATCGGTAACAAGATGCGTCAGGAGAAAATTTATCAGCAGCTTTCCGCTATTGCACCGACCGTATATTCTGAAGAACTGCGCGGTGCCTGGAAGGATAACTTTAAGCTGTATGCCGAAACATTGAACAAAAAGGCGGAAGGCGACAAGGTGCTTGCCGATTGGGATAAGCGTATTGCTGATATTAAGCAAAAAGCCGGTGACAAGCTTTCACAGAAAGTATCAATCGTTCGTTTTATGACAGGTAAGACACGTATTTACTACAAAGATACATTCTCGGGTATGATTCTAAATGAAATCGGATTTGCACGTCCGGCTTCACAAGACAAAGACGAATTCGCTGATGAAGTGACAAAAGAACGTATTCCGGAGATGGATGGAGATATTCTGTTCTACTTCACGTATGAGACTGGTGATGGCAAGGCTTCTCAAGCTGAGAAAGAATGGACGAATGATCCGCTTTGGAAGAATTTGAGTGTAGTGAAGAAAGGCAATGCCCATAAAGTGAATGATATTATTTGGAACACAGCGGGCGGCGTAAAGGCAGCCAATCTCATGCTAGATGAGTTAGAGAAGTATATGTTGAAATAA
- a CDS encoding ABC transporter ATP-binding protein, giving the protein MKSLAAENVTLSYGNRTVIKDLDIIIPEGKVTVFIGSNGCGKSTLLRSLARLLKPASGSILLEGHSIAKLSTKEVARRLSILPQTTGAPEGLTVLQLVKQGRYPYQSFLQQWSEEDESMVQWALEATQLTELAERPVDSLSGGQRQRAWIAMVLAQGTNAILLDEPTTYLDMTHQIEVLDILAELNYHQKRTIVMVLHDINLACRYADHIVALHNQNVYAQGAPEQVVTEQLVRSVFQLDCQIINDPLYGTPMCVPYSKHRARNVS; this is encoded by the coding sequence ATGAAATCACTCGCGGCAGAAAACGTCACGCTCTCTTACGGCAATCGCACTGTCATCAAAGACTTGGACATTATAATTCCAGAGGGAAAGGTTACCGTCTTTATCGGAAGCAACGGATGCGGCAAATCCACGCTGCTCCGCTCGCTCGCCCGGCTCTTAAAGCCCGCAAGCGGCTCGATTCTCCTAGAGGGGCATAGCATTGCCAAGCTATCGACAAAAGAAGTCGCGCGACGTCTCTCCATCCTGCCGCAGACGACCGGCGCACCGGAAGGCTTAACTGTACTTCAGCTTGTAAAACAAGGACGATATCCATATCAATCCTTTCTGCAACAATGGTCTGAAGAAGATGAATCTATGGTGCAATGGGCGCTTGAAGCAACGCAATTAACCGAACTTGCAGAGCGTCCGGTCGACTCCTTATCCGGCGGGCAGCGTCAACGTGCCTGGATCGCTATGGTGTTGGCTCAGGGAACGAACGCGATCTTGCTTGATGAACCAACTACCTATCTAGACATGACTCATCAGATTGAAGTGCTCGACATTCTTGCAGAGCTTAACTATCATCAGAAGCGAACGATTGTTATGGTTCTGCACGATATTAACTTAGCCTGTCGATATGCCGACCATATTGTTGCCCTTCACAACCAAAACGTGTATGCACAGGGAGCCCCTGAACAGGTCGTGACAGAACAGCTTGTCCGCTCCGTCTTCCAATTGGACTGCCAGATTATTAATGACCCTCTCTACGGAACCCCGATGTGTGTACCCTACAGCAAGCACCGTGCTCGCAACGTATCATAG
- a CDS encoding heavy metal translocating P-type ATPase yields the protein MNEAKSTDTKLLSVQHESGQMKWKQTLTRHGEGIAAIACGVLTFGAWMAQANEVALSFTLYLLAYCIGGYVKAKEGLLTLVKERELDVNLLMLLAAIGAASIGYWFEGAVLIFIFALSGALESYTMERSYRDIASLMDLKPETALLYKDGEEKRVRIEELTVGDRVIVKPGERIPADGVIQEGASSINQASITGESIPVEKEAGNGVFAGTLNGEGSLLIEVTSESEASLFSKIIRLVQDAQSEMPPSQQFIERFEGGYAKTIIGITLLLMTIPHYALGWTWEETLYRAMVFLVVASPCALVASIMPAMLSAISSSARKGLLFKGGAHLENLAGIQVIAFDKTGTLTSGRPEVTDIVSLQPSYSEEELLWIAGSIESLSEHPIGKAIEERARQAGKPLQKPKHLKAVTGFGVVAEFEGQMWKIGKEAFIDADACIEAAKKAAQLERAGKTVIFIQNEQGIAGMLAMQDTLRPEAVETIAQLKALGIMSVMLTGDNRQTAQAIALEAGVDEVYAELLPEQKLASIRELTQRYGKVAMIGDGVNDTPALAAASVGIAMGSAGSDAALETADLVLMNDDLQKIPLAIRLGKKAGRIIKQNIVFSLSVILLLILSNFTQSLTLPLGVIGHEGSTILVILNGLRLLKG from the coding sequence ATGAATGAAGCGAAGTCTACGGATACAAAGCTGTTGTCGGTGCAGCATGAAAGCGGACAGATGAAGTGGAAGCAGACGCTTACGCGGCATGGAGAAGGGATTGCGGCCATAGCATGTGGTGTATTAACCTTTGGTGCGTGGATGGCGCAAGCAAATGAAGTCGCTTTGTCTTTTACACTGTATCTGCTCGCTTACTGTATCGGGGGATATGTAAAAGCCAAAGAAGGGTTGCTTACCCTCGTTAAAGAAAGGGAGCTTGATGTCAACCTGCTCATGCTTTTGGCCGCGATTGGGGCAGCGAGCATCGGATATTGGTTTGAAGGAGCGGTTCTTATCTTTATTTTTGCTTTGAGCGGTGCGTTGGAGAGTTATACGATGGAGCGCAGCTATCGGGATATTGCCTCCTTGATGGATTTAAAGCCCGAGACGGCTCTATTGTATAAAGACGGGGAAGAGAAGCGGGTGCGTATCGAAGAGCTTACGGTAGGAGATCGTGTGATTGTCAAGCCGGGAGAGCGCATTCCCGCTGATGGTGTGATTCAGGAAGGCGCTTCGTCCATTAACCAAGCATCAATCACAGGTGAATCCATTCCGGTGGAGAAAGAAGCAGGGAACGGGGTATTTGCAGGGACATTGAACGGAGAAGGATCATTACTTATTGAAGTGACAAGTGAAAGTGAAGCAAGCTTGTTTTCAAAGATTATACGGCTTGTACAGGATGCCCAGAGTGAAATGCCACCCTCGCAGCAGTTCATCGAACGTTTCGAAGGCGGATACGCCAAAACCATTATCGGTATTACATTGTTGCTGATGACAATTCCGCATTATGCATTAGGCTGGACATGGGAAGAGACGCTGTATCGGGCTATGGTATTTCTTGTAGTAGCTTCGCCGTGTGCATTGGTTGCCTCTATTATGCCTGCGATGCTGTCAGCCATCTCCAGCAGTGCTCGTAAAGGTCTGCTCTTTAAGGGGGGAGCCCATCTAGAAAATCTGGCGGGGATTCAAGTCATCGCTTTTGATAAAACCGGCACCCTGACATCTGGGCGTCCCGAGGTTACGGATATTGTTTCCCTTCAGCCATCATATAGTGAAGAAGAGCTATTATGGATCGCAGGCTCCATTGAAAGCCTGTCTGAACATCCAATTGGGAAAGCGATAGAGGAACGCGCTCGGCAAGCAGGAAAACCGTTGCAAAAGCCGAAGCACTTAAAGGCTGTAACAGGGTTTGGCGTAGTGGCAGAATTCGAAGGACAGATGTGGAAGATAGGAAAGGAAGCATTTATAGATGCTGACGCGTGTATAGAGGCAGCAAAGAAGGCGGCGCAGCTTGAGCGCGCAGGCAAGACCGTTATCTTTATACAGAACGAGCAGGGGATTGCAGGGATGCTGGCAATGCAGGATACGCTTCGTCCTGAAGCGGTGGAGACGATCGCACAGTTAAAGGCATTGGGCATTATGTCGGTGATGCTAACCGGAGATAATCGTCAGACTGCACAGGCTATTGCTCTAGAAGCGGGCGTTGATGAAGTGTATGCAGAGCTTCTGCCAGAGCAAAAGCTTGCGAGCATCCGAGAGCTGACACAGCGTTACGGCAAGGTAGCCATGATCGGCGACGGAGTCAATGATACGCCAGCACTCGCTGCTGCATCAGTTGGTATTGCTATGGGAAGTGCGGGCAGTGATGCGGCGCTGGAGACGGCAGATCTCGTTTTAATGAACGATGACTTACAGAAGATTCCACTAGCTATTCGTCTAGGTAAAAAGGCCGGCCGCATTATAAAGCAGAATATCGTCTTTTCTCTTAGCGTGATACTTTTATTAATTCTCTCTAATTTCACCCAATCACTTACACTTCCGCTCGGTGTGATCGGGCATGAGGGAAGCACGATTCTCGTTATTTTAAACGGATTACGGCTTTTGAAGGGATAA
- a CDS encoding dihydrofolate reductase yields the protein MISIVVAMDKERVIGRDNQLPWHLPADLTHFKNITMGHVIVMGRKTFEAIGRPLPGRTNVILTKNPAYQADGCLVMHTVEDVLQRFSNEPIDVIGGAQIVRLFLPYVDTLHLTIINASFPGDVYFPEITMEEWKLVSKQKGIKDEANPYDYYFLTYKKS from the coding sequence ATGATTTCCATCGTAGTCGCTATGGATAAGGAACGGGTTATTGGCAGGGATAATCAGCTTCCCTGGCATTTGCCGGCGGACCTTACGCATTTTAAAAATATTACTATGGGGCATGTCATCGTCATGGGCAGAAAAACGTTCGAGGCTATCGGACGTCCTCTGCCCGGACGAACCAATGTCATCCTTACAAAGAACCCAGCTTATCAGGCGGATGGCTGCCTAGTTATGCACACAGTAGAGGATGTGCTGCAACGTTTTTCTAACGAGCCCATAGATGTAATTGGCGGTGCACAAATTGTGCGCCTGTTTCTTCCGTATGTGGATACGCTCCACCTTACTATTATTAATGCCAGCTTTCCTGGTGATGTGTACTTCCCTGAGATTACTATGGAAGAATGGAAACTCGTCTCCAAACAAAAAGGAATCAAGGACGAAGCTAATCCATACGATTATTATTTTCTTACGTATAAAAAATCATAG
- a CDS encoding S-layer homology domain-containing protein — protein MKNHMFIRTAASTVIAAALLTGGDVSAKTPSFTDIPSTHWAQKSGTIAWGVEEHVISGYKDGTFKPDHPVTEAEFLSMLIGLYIADLGTEGTHWADPHYKHAQALSYPLAGLQHTQARQTKLTRTKVAELLAAANGVHYTNNNAIRYVLGKKMAQGKIPGVISIESYRGQDLLTRAEALQMLRTAKERGLTELKPRPVAPSDPALLPPLPGEQEQHLPKTKDSSIMIEGMPQKITLALFQKQNVPFYTYYPTDMIAETMSSDEGGAARFIANFGGFRNDKAFMHVYFPAAHMQTEQKVLSLIQSYGYKETQQQSTTDVSWAEKAYMYTKDGQNHRLLLGKHAGQYFIVQIQYPVEYGDGISPRIAKIFEEWRWSDTKKPLVPSK, from the coding sequence ATGAAGAATCATATGTTTATACGTACTGCCGCTTCTACAGTGATTGCCGCTGCACTACTTACCGGAGGAGATGTGTCGGCTAAGACACCAAGCTTTACAGACATCCCCTCTACGCATTGGGCGCAGAAGAGCGGTACCATTGCGTGGGGAGTCGAGGAGCATGTGATTTCCGGATACAAGGACGGTACATTTAAACCGGATCATCCGGTTACAGAAGCCGAATTCCTCTCCATGCTTATTGGTTTGTATATAGCAGACCTGGGTACGGAAGGAACTCATTGGGCTGATCCTCATTATAAACACGCCCAAGCTCTCAGCTACCCGCTTGCAGGTCTTCAGCATACGCAAGCACGCCAAACCAAGCTTACCCGGACGAAAGTAGCGGAGCTGCTTGCAGCGGCTAACGGGGTACACTATACAAACAACAATGCGATTCGTTATGTGCTTGGAAAGAAAATGGCACAAGGGAAAATCCCTGGCGTCATTAGTATTGAATCTTATCGCGGGCAAGATCTGCTCACACGTGCTGAAGCACTGCAGATGTTACGAACTGCAAAAGAGCGCGGGCTCACGGAATTAAAGCCGCGGCCGGTTGCTCCATCCGATCCCGCACTTCTGCCTCCCCTGCCGGGTGAGCAGGAGCAGCACCTGCCTAAAACAAAAGACAGCTCCATCATGATCGAAGGCATGCCACAGAAAATCACGCTTGCCTTATTTCAGAAACAAAACGTGCCATTTTATACGTATTATCCAACAGATATGATTGCTGAAACAATGAGTTCCGATGAAGGCGGTGCCGCACGCTTTATTGCCAACTTCGGCGGATTCCGCAACGACAAAGCATTCATGCATGTATATTTTCCTGCCGCACATATGCAGACAGAACAAAAGGTCTTGTCATTAATCCAATCATACGGGTACAAAGAGACACAACAACAAAGCACTACGGATGTGTCTTGGGCAGAGAAAGCGTATATGTACACAAAAGACGGACAGAACCACCGCCTGCTGCTTGGCAAGCATGCCGGGCAGTATTTTATCGTACAAATCCAATATCCTGTAGAATACGGTGACGGCATCTCGCCGCGCATTGCGAAGATTTTTGAAGAATGGCGCTGGAGCGATACAAAAAAACCGCTTGTTCCTAGCAAATAA
- a CDS encoding DegV family protein — protein sequence MRKFVIVTDSCCDLPKEVVAKESIDYVSLIGVCNDGEYQDDFGQTLTHESFYERMAQGEQFTTSQPSTQDFCEMFTRYASQEVDVIYLGVSSGLSGTCGGAAVAKAMVQEEYPAAVIHLVDTRTASLGQGILVLEALALQKSGKLADEIVEAITEKVRRFRTYMTVNDLGHLVRGGRLTKLQAAIGGLLNVKPMLRLTEEGKVEVLTRIRGRKKALTYLVERIVDEIKHAQGQVISISHGHCLEDALEIKRMVLERVQVKDVLVHFIGPVVGVYGGVGALAVSFAE from the coding sequence ATGAGGAAGTTTGTCATCGTGACTGATTCCTGCTGCGATTTACCTAAAGAGGTCGTGGCAAAGGAATCCATTGATTATGTAAGTCTAATTGGAGTATGCAATGATGGAGAGTATCAGGACGATTTTGGTCAGACGCTTACGCACGAATCATTCTATGAGCGCATGGCGCAAGGTGAGCAGTTTACCACATCGCAGCCATCTACACAGGATTTCTGCGAGATGTTTACTCGATATGCAAGCCAGGAAGTCGACGTTATCTATCTGGGTGTTTCCTCCGGGTTAAGCGGGACGTGCGGCGGAGCGGCAGTGGCCAAAGCGATGGTGCAGGAAGAGTATCCCGCTGCAGTAATTCATCTCGTGGATACGCGTACCGCTTCGCTAGGACAAGGTATTCTTGTACTTGAAGCATTAGCGCTGCAGAAGTCAGGAAAGCTGGCTGATGAGATTGTTGAAGCGATTACGGAGAAGGTTAGACGATTCCGTACGTATATGACGGTCAATGACCTTGGACATCTCGTACGTGGCGGCCGCTTGACGAAGCTGCAGGCGGCCATCGGGGGATTGCTGAATGTGAAACCGATGCTGCGGTTGACGGAGGAAGGAAAGGTAGAGGTGTTGACACGGATTCGTGGACGTAAAAAAGCGTTGACATATTTGGTTGAGCGTATTGTAGATGAGATTAAGCATGCTCAAGGGCAGGTTATTTCGATTTCGCATGGACACTGTCTTGAAGATGCATTAGAAATTAAAAGAATGGTTCTAGAACGCGTGCAGGTGAAAGATGTACTTGTACATTTTATAGGCCCGGTGGTTGGTGTATATGGCGGCGTGGGAGCGCTTGCGGTATCCTTTGCCGAATAA
- a CDS encoding Dps family protein: MKNISEVLNLQIANWTVLYTKLHNYHWYVKGNQFFTLHAKFEEFYTEASLHIDELAERLLALKGAPVATLGESLKLASIKEATNKEDAREMVQTLINDFEKINEELKEGMELADKEGDEVTGDMLLAIHSSLEKHIWMLTSFLG; the protein is encoded by the coding sequence ATGAAAAATATTTCAGAAGTATTGAATCTACAAATCGCGAACTGGACCGTGCTGTATACGAAGCTTCACAACTATCATTGGTATGTAAAAGGAAATCAATTCTTTACACTGCATGCAAAATTCGAAGAGTTCTATACAGAAGCGTCGCTGCATATTGACGAGTTAGCTGAACGCCTGCTGGCTCTAAAGGGAGCGCCGGTTGCTACACTAGGCGAATCGCTTAAACTCGCATCCATTAAAGAAGCCACGAATAAAGAAGATGCGCGTGAGATGGTACAGACGCTCATCAATGACTTTGAGAAGATCAATGAAGAGTTGAAGGAAGGTATGGAGTTAGCTGATAAAGAAGGAGATGAAGTCACAGGCGATATGCTGCTTGCGATTCATTCTTCGCTCGAGAAGCACATTTGGATGCTGACGTCCTTTCTTGGCTAA
- a CDS encoding FecCD family ABC transporter permease, producing MKVMLPNTQLKIIGLFIGAILLVLAVYASIVLGVIDTSWRTLIEAYTNFNGTNEHIVIKEVRIPRAFIAVAVGICLGICGVLLQALTRNPMADVGILGINAGASLMIVIAVAFFSVSTLTSLTWIGFFGAALSGVIVYILGSLGREGATPLTLTLAGSAMFALASSFTQGILLFKESAMEEVLFWLAGSVAGRSLDVLISVLPYMMIAVIGSLFIAGPLNTLKLGEDVAKGVGQRTALVKIMSGLLIIMLAGSSIAVAGPISFVGLLVPHIARSVAGSDTRWMIAYSALFGALLLLASDILARFVAMPKELPIGVMTALIGAPFFIYTARKEGGAS from the coding sequence ATGAAAGTTATGCTGCCAAATACACAGTTAAAAATCATAGGGCTTTTCATCGGTGCGATTTTGCTCGTACTGGCGGTGTATGCCAGCATTGTTCTTGGTGTAATTGACACAAGCTGGCGTACCTTGATTGAAGCATACACGAATTTTAACGGAACAAATGAACATATTGTCATTAAGGAAGTCCGTATTCCACGCGCCTTTATTGCGGTAGCAGTAGGCATATGCTTAGGAATCTGCGGGGTGCTGCTTCAAGCATTAACACGTAATCCAATGGCTGATGTCGGTATTTTGGGTATTAATGCGGGCGCTTCGCTGATGATCGTTATAGCTGTTGCTTTCTTTTCGGTTAGTACATTAACATCACTCACTTGGATCGGTTTTTTTGGTGCCGCACTAAGCGGTGTTATCGTATATATTCTCGGTTCACTCGGGCGGGAGGGCGCAACACCTCTTACGCTTACACTGGCTGGTTCGGCGATGTTTGCACTCGCATCTTCATTTACACAAGGGATCTTGCTGTTCAAAGAGTCAGCCATGGAAGAAGTGCTCTTCTGGCTTGCTGGTTCCGTGGCCGGACGCAGTCTTGATGTCCTCATCTCAGTCCTGCCGTATATGATGATTGCTGTTATCGGCTCACTGTTCATCGCAGGCCCGCTAAATACGCTTAAGCTTGGTGAAGACGTCGCCAAAGGAGTCGGCCAGCGTACCGCGCTCGTTAAGATCATGTCCGGTCTGCTAATCATAATGCTTGCCGGCAGTTCCATTGCCGTAGCCGGACCAATCAGCTTTGTCGGATTGCTTGTTCCGCACATCGCCCGTTCCGTAGCAGGCAGCGATACACGCTGGATGATTGCCTACAGCGCATTATTCGGTGCCTTGCTGCTTCTTGCATCCGATATTCTCGCCCGCTTCGTCGCTATGCCTAAAGAACTTCCGATCGGTGTCATGACAGCACTGATTGGTGCTCCTTTCTTTATTTATACAGCGCGTAAGGAGGGCGGGGCTTCATGA
- a CDS encoding PAS domain S-box protein: protein MTSNFKPYRIPLLYVLFSTMYLMLSDTIVVNILQQPSIVFWMHFTKAIVFTLLTGCILYFVIRRALTSIQLSKQALEEKESQLRESEQLYRRLVELSPDIIIVHQQSKCLFVNQSGARMLGYEAQELVGTSLFDHVHPDYHEVVKQRIQSMHEGQCDLEPIEEKIICKDGTIIDVDIAATSIQYNHQAAVMAVIRDITDKKKTEDALRKADTLSIAGSLAAGVAHEIRNPLTVLKGFIQLVNEGNDKRCPYSNIMLSEVDRIETIIGDFLMLAKPQHVQFKKNSLQEIIQHTIILFETQAIMKKTRIIPSYDPDLPLVDCEANQLKQVCINILKNALEAMPDGGEIHVRVLHKTQDHIMIRFSDQGIGISPEKINKLGEPFYTTKEKGTGLGLMVSYNIIKNHHGEIEVYSEPGVGTTFDIILPVSSCLSSTVTA from the coding sequence ATGACGTCCAATTTTAAACCATATAGAATCCCACTTCTTTATGTCTTATTTTCTACAATGTATCTTATGTTATCTGACACAATCGTCGTGAATATACTGCAACAGCCATCTATCGTATTCTGGATGCATTTCACAAAAGCGATTGTATTTACCCTGCTCACCGGATGTATACTCTATTTTGTCATCCGTCGTGCTCTGACATCCATCCAACTCTCAAAGCAGGCGTTAGAAGAAAAAGAAAGCCAATTACGTGAAAGCGAGCAGCTATATCGGCGACTCGTGGAGCTCTCTCCCGATATCATTATTGTTCATCAGCAAAGCAAGTGTCTTTTTGTGAATCAATCAGGAGCGCGTATGCTTGGTTATGAGGCACAAGAGCTGGTGGGAACCTCCCTCTTCGATCATGTACATCCTGATTACCATGAAGTAGTGAAGCAGCGCATTCAGAGTATGCATGAGGGACAGTGCGATTTAGAACCAATTGAAGAGAAGATTATTTGCAAAGATGGCACTATCATTGATGTCGACATCGCAGCTACCTCTATCCAATACAATCATCAAGCTGCGGTCATGGCCGTTATTCGCGACATTACAGATAAGAAAAAAACAGAGGATGCGCTGCGTAAAGCCGATACGCTCTCCATCGCTGGAAGTCTGGCCGCCGGAGTCGCACATGAAATTCGCAACCCACTTACCGTTTTGAAGGGATTCATTCAACTTGTCAACGAGGGAAATGATAAGCGGTGTCCCTATTCGAATATTATGCTGTCCGAAGTAGACCGGATCGAAACAATCATTGGCGACTTTCTCATGCTTGCGAAGCCGCAGCATGTACAGTTCAAAAAAAATTCCTTGCAAGAGATTATACAGCACACGATCATCTTATTTGAAACGCAGGCAATTATGAAGAAAACTCGAATCATTCCAAGCTATGATCCTGATCTGCCGCTCGTTGATTGCGAAGCGAACCAGCTAAAACAAGTATGTATTAATATCTTAAAAAACGCATTGGAAGCGATGCCTGACGGCGGAGAGATTCATGTACGGGTGCTGCATAAAACACAGGATCATATTATGATCCGCTTTTCCGATCAGGGCATCGGCATCTCTCCTGAAAAAATAAACAAGCTCGGTGAACCTTTTTATACAACAAAGGAAAAAGGCACCGGCTTAGGCCTGATGGTCAGCTATAATATAATTAAAAATCACCACGGCGAAATTGAAGTCTACAGCGAACCGGGTGTTGGCACAACCTTCGATATTATTTTACCTGTATCCTCTTGCCTTTCTTCCACAGTTACAGCTTAG